The following are from one region of the Salvia hispanica cultivar TCC Black 2014 chromosome 1, UniMelb_Shisp_WGS_1.0, whole genome shotgun sequence genome:
- the LOC125186581 gene encoding DUF724 domain-containing protein 9-like, producing the protein MGEARSGGHQFPVGSVVEVLDKEAGVRLVCTVVPPPRNIEPQNEGKLYVRYRYLPVRRGCAGRLREFVHVSSVRPTPPPHKPSKRFQLNDVVEAYYTGGWWKGVVSSVSDGGEKLVVTFENPPEQLRFAPSNLRPLWDWVDGVWTWPQRKGENGALKVGEKVEVSIDFDLDLDLGSDFDFRAAWFPSVIVRDLGNGVYSVKLKDKNVKCVGIRPSPPVLDDGEFRVGEKVDAFFDCGWWTGFIIKKVKMNEYIVLFEDTDNAMLLNRSELRPHLEWKDGKWLIHHDGAASSTTKSKRKRKSSFSSLKRHKPQTEYDRDVQRLIDEDSRAPNEETKHIDKDGDDIEYYRDVLRLINEDSRAPNEETKHIDKDGDDVEYDHDVQQLNGEDSMAPNEETEHIDKDGDDVAYDHDVQQLNGEDSISRAPNEETEHIDKDDDDLAYDHDVQQLNGEDSISRAPNEDSVQKLPFVKRNAIWKSKEWTEVLQRMPHFEPLRAFRENQREGLAIACMVTFTNVVEASHRLKLTDAKSEMDDIQETLVDLEDYGFHVGEVRERVTKLLMAKEEAERLDVEAKGILKQIEARSERRERIEGEMREMNMHIGRLQERLKVAEVEEEKEVEEIGHLQARLEKNQKQVESLRSDFEASVSNGD; encoded by the coding sequence ATGGGAGAAGCACGCAGCGGCGGCCACCAATTTCCGGTGGGTTCCGTTGTTGAAGTGCTGGATAAAGAGGCAGGCGTGCGTTTAGTTTGCACTGTGGTCCCTCCGCCCAGAAACATCGAGCCCCAAAATGAGGGGAAGCTTTATGTCAGGTACAGATATCTCCCGGTGCGCAGAGGCTGCGCGGGACGCCTGCGCGAGTTCGTCCACGTGTCGTCCGTGCGCCCGACGCCCCCTCCGCACAAGCCGAGCAAGCGCTTCCAGCTGAACGACGTCGTCGAAGCGTACTACACTGGCGGCTGGTGGAAGGGCGTCGTCTCTTCCGTGTCGGACGGCGGCGAGAAGCTCGTGGTGACGTTTGAAAACCCGCCTGAGCAGCTCCGGTTTGCGCCGTCGAATCTGCGGCCGCTCTGGGATTGGGTCGATGGGGTTTGGACCTGGCCTCAGAGAAAGGGGGAAAATGGCGCCTTGAAGGTGGGAGAGAAGGTGGAAGTTTcgattgattttgatttggatttggatttgggtTCGGATTTTGATTTTAGGGCTGCTTGGTTTCCCTCTGTGATTGTGAGGGATTTGGGGAATGGGGTTTATTCGGTGAAATTGAAggataaaaatgttaaatgtgTTGGTATTAGGCCTTCCCCTCCGGTTCTAGATGATGGGGAATTTAGGGTTGGTGAGAAAGTGGATGCGTTCTTCGATTGTGGGTGGTGGACTGGATTTATTATTAAGAAGGTTAAGATGAATGAGTACATTGTGCTTTTTGAGGACACGGATAATGCTATGTTATTGAATCGCTCGGAATTGAGGCCGCATTTGGAATGGAAGGACGGGAAATGGCTCATTCATCATGATGGCGCCGCCTCTTCCACAACAAAGtctaaaaggaaaagaaaatcgagtttttcttctttgaaaAGGCACAAGCCCCAAACTGAATATGATCGCGATGTGCAGCGATTGATCGATGAAGATTCTAGGGCTCCAAATGAAGAAACAAAGCACATAGATAAAGACGGTGATGATATTGAATATTATCGTGATGTGCTGCGATTGATCAATGAAGATTCTAGGGCTCCAAATGAAGAAACAAAGCACATTGATAAAGACGGTGATGATGTTGAATATGATCACGATGTGCAGCAATTGAACGGTGAAGATTCTATGGCTCCAAATGAAGAAACAGAGCACATTGATAAAGATGGTGATGATGTTGCATATGATCACGATGTGCAGCAATTGAACGGTGAAGATTCTATTTCTAGGGCTCCAAATGAAGAAACAGAGCACATTGATAAAGACGATGATGATCTTGCATATGATCACGATGTGCAGCAATTGAATGGTGAAGATTCTATTTCTAGGGCTCCAAATGAGGATAGTGTGCAGAAACTTCCGTTTGTGAAACGCAACGCTATTTGGAAATCCAAAGAGTGGACAGAGGTGCTGCAGAGGATGCCACATTTTGAGCCGCTGCGCGCCTTCAGGGAGAACCAGCGGGAGGGGTTGGCGATAGCGTGTATGGTGACCTTCACGAACGTGGTGGAGGCGAGCCACAGGTTGAAGTTAACAGACGCCAAGAGTGAGATGGACGACATCCAGGAGACGCTGGTGGACTTGGAAGACTATGGTTTTCACGTTGGGGAGGTGAGGGAGCGGGTGACCAAGTTGTTGATGGCCAAGGAGGAGGCGGAGAGGCTGGATGTTGAGGCTAAGGGGATCTTGAAGCAGATTGAGGCGCGGAGTGAGAGGAGGGAAAGGATTGAGGGGGAGATGCGGGAGATGAACATGCATATTGGGAGGCTGCAGGAGCGGCTTAAGGTggcggaggtggaggaggagaaggaagTGGAGGAGATCGGGCATTTGCAGGCTAGGTTGGAGAAGAATCAGAAGCAGGTAGAGAGTTTGAGGTCTGATTTTGAAGCCTCTGTTAGCAATGGCGATTGA
- the LOC125201618 gene encoding zinc finger CCCH domain-containing protein 58-like encodes MDRYSETQAMEPRSVDPAAEWTRPGGEIGLEEPMWRLGLGDGSESYPERPDEPDCIYYLRTGICGYGNRCRFNHPRDRSAVMGDLRATGGEYPERHGEPVCQYYMRTGMCKFGASCKYHHPKHGAGSSSPLTLNFYGYPLRQGEKECLYYIKTGQCKFGVTCKFHHPQPAGIQMPTPSAGPRPLAGPAIMPTPTLYPTVQSPSVQSSQQYGVLHGNWPVPRPTMLPGSYVPGSYAPVLLTPGGVPVPGWNPYSAQVSPGALQSTQPTIGAGPVYGIPQLPPSTTTYMGAHLSGTSLAGPSSSSQKEHTFPDRPGQPECQYYLRTGDCKFGLTCKYHHPPEWSTQKSFVLLSPMGLPMRPGAPLCSHYAQNGVCKFGPSCKFDHPMRALSYSTSASSLTDMPVAPYPVGSTNATLAPSSSSSLDLRPELLSGFSTDASSNLSSANSSSASIGSTFSRSGAIPEFGIHHSEQGITSSIGGSSSNQEGEAKISS; translated from the exons ATGGATAGGTATAGCGAGACGCAGGCAATGGAGCCGAGGTCGGTGGATCCTGCGGCGGAATGGACGAGGCCGGGGGGCGAAATCGGGCTGGAAG AGCCTATGTGGAGATTAGGCCTCGGTGACGGTTCCGAATCTTACCCTGAGAGGCCCGATGAGCCCGATTGTATCTATTACTTAAGAACTGGAATCTGTGGCTATGGCAATCGCTGCCGGTTCAATCATCCGCGTGACCGTAGTGCG GTAATGGGTGATTTAAGGGCTACTGGAGGTGAGTACCCGGAACGCCATGGTGAACCTGTCTGTCAG TACTACATGCGGACGGGAATGTGTAAATTTGGTGCATCTTGCAAATATCACCACCCAAAGCATGGAGCTGGATCTTCATCTCCACTCACACTCAATTTTTATGGTTATCCATTGCGACAG GGAGAAAAGGAATgcttatattatattaaaaccGGGCAATGCAAGTTTGGTGTAACAtgtaaatttcatcatccacAGCCAGCTGGGATACAGATGCCCACCCCTAGTGCTGGCCCCAGGCCTTTGGCTGGTCCAGCAATTATGCCTACACCTACACTGTATCCAACTGTGCAGTCTCCTTCAGTTCAATCTTCTCAACAATATGGGGTTCTTCATGGAAACTGGCCTGTTCCTAGGCCAACCATGCTTCCAGGATCATATGTTCCTGGAAGTTATGCTCCTGTGCTCCTCACGCCTGGCGGTGTTCCAGTTCCTGGCTGGAATCCATATTCG GCACAAGTTAGCCCTGGCGCCCTGCAAAGTACTCAACCTACCATCGGTGCAGGCCCAGTTTATGGGATACCACAGTTACCTCCTTCAACAACTACATACATGGGGGCACATCTTTCCGGTACTTCTTTGGCTGGTCCCTCCAGCAGCAGCCAGAAGGAACATACTTTTCCTGACAGGCCCGGTCAACCAGAATGCCAGTATTATTTGAGGACTGGGGATTGTAAATTTGGCTTGACGTGTAAATATCATCATCCACCAGAGTGGAGTACACAAAAATCATTTGTTCTACTCAGTCCCATGGGCCTTCCAATGCGCCCT GGCGCACCCCTTTGCTCCCACTATGCTCAAAATGGAGTATGCAAATTTGGGCCCTCGTGCAAATTTGATCACCCAATGAGAGCTTTGAGTTACAGTACATCTGCATCTTCTCTGACTGATATGCCAGTAGCGCCTTACCCTGTTGGATCTACTAACGCGACTTTGGccccatcatcatcatcttccttGGACTTGAGGCCTGAACTTCTCTCGGGTTTCAGCACAGATGCCTCATCAAATTTGTCATCTGCGAACAGCTCAAGCGCTTCAATTGGCTCAACATTCTCTAGAAGCGGGGCGATTCCTGAATTTGGCATTCATCATTCTGAGCAGGGCATTACCTCTTCAATTGGTGGTAGTAGCTCTAACCAAGAAGGCGAAGCTAAAATCTCAAGTTGA